TTTTGCAAGGGGGTTCAAAATGAATAATGTATATGTAATAGCCCATGACTAGAACTGATTCCAAGCTAAATTATATCATGCATTATGTTTTTTATAGGTCAcattataataacaaataataatacacagttCATTCTTAAATTCAATTAATGTGTTATCAACTGTGAAAAGACCATTCAACACAAATATGCTTTTAATTAGGATTTAGAGTTGCAGAACTAAAGACACAAGGttcttgggtggtgcagcggtaaattacTGTAGCCAATTACCACTAGGATCCAGAGTTCTAATATCggctggtcaggcatctacatacagacatgattggctatgtctggtgaGAAGGGTGTGATTGAGGCCTGTAATatactggcgtcctgtccacgGGTGTGATTCTGGGAAAGCTGGACCCACTGACCAgcagaacatttatttatttattaagatgttTTGCATTGAGTTTACACAGTGGTTGTATTCACGGCAGGAATGGTAGGTAGTTCTCTTATTTCAGTTTATAGTACTTGCCAAGTGTTGTTCCTTAAATGCGCTCTTTTAGACCAATTTCAGATTggtctgaccagaataaagcaatggtaaaacaaGAAAATATGACAATTATATTAAGAGGTTTTAAAAACATTCCCCAACTCAGTTATGTGTGATGCTTGGGATGGGCTAAACATCTCAGCCCATCCAGAGGTCAGCAAAATACCAGAGCTAAACGATTCCGGGCTTTTAACAAGACTCTTTAGTCAATGGAACTTAATGGGCAGCCTATTGAACAAGCGCAGTAAAAGACTGATGTGTAGGATTACATGAGAAGCCATAAGCCTGTCTGTAAAAAAGGCTTTGCAAGCTAATGGAAGATAAATAAAAACCAGACCACTTTGCAGGGTCGTTTGTAGATCGCTGATTGATCAGGAAATGTAGTCAGGAAGCTAGATACTTACGTCTTCCAGGTCACAGTGGTGGGAATAGGGTTCCCTTCGGCTTGGCAGGTTAGCACAACGTTCGTCCGTCCAATATACCAGTTATCGTCATATCCAGTGATCTTTACCTGAGGAGGATCTGAGAGACGGGAAAATAGAGAAATGTTTCATGTGCGTCATGTACAAACTATCCACAGATGTTTCTAAACAGTTTGCTATACAAAACTGAAGTCTGGAATACTGTGCAGCTTGGGACACAGCCAATACTCCAACTGGTTTCAGAAAGACACGAGGGATTCAgtataaatctgtttttttttcttcttttaataaACAATGAATGCACTTTATATTGATTTTCTTTCTGTCCCAAAAATACTTTGTTTGACCTATACTAACAAATCAGACAGTTTAAAAATCCTGtttgtcagccataacattaaaaccaccctcctgtttctacacttactgcccattttatcagccgacttaccatataggagcactttgtagttctacaattactgactgtagtccatctgtttctctgcatgctttgttagccccctttcatgctattcttcaatggtcaggactctcccaggaccaccacagagcaggtattatttgggtggtggatcattcgcagcacagcagcgacactgacatggtggtggtgtgttagtgtgtgttgtgctggtatgagtggataagacagcagcgctggtggagtttttaaacacctcactgtcagtgctggattgagaatagtccaccaaccaaaaatccaACAGCAcgccgtgggcagcgtcttgtgaccactgatgagcagcaatagatgagaaatacatggactacagtcagtaattgtagaacttcaaagtgcttctatgtggtaagtggagctgataaaatggacaatgcgtgtagaaacaaggaggtggttttaatgttatggctaatcagtgtatgtaaactttaacTAGCATCTCTGCCCAGTGGCAAAGATATTACTAATTCAGTGTAGCAGCCCGCTCTGCAGATTCCCAACACTCAATAAGCCTAGCATCATTTACTGCAGCATTCCATCATATTGACTCCGCTGGAAACAGGCTAGTGTTTACGATTCACTCAAGCATACTCAAGTGTCTATACAAACAGGCAAGCAACAATCTGGCGATAATTGGGCTCTTGAGACCTAGTCTGTTCTGTAAATGAGGCAAAAGGCCACAGACGTACATTCGATGACCAGCTTCAGCGGGATGATCTCGTCTCTGGACTGTGTGCGATGTGCTACCACACAGCTGATGTCCTTGCCGTTATCAGCTGGTGTGGGGACGATCCAGTACTCGCTGCGCATGGTCACGGTGTTGTCCGAGTTCTCTGTCTTTACTGGCGTTGTTGCATTGCCCGTCACAGGCGTCGACCAGGAGATAGCAGCCGCTGGCCGGCCATTTGCCGACTCGCACTTTGCCACAGCGACAGAAGAAGTGCCAGCAGGTACAGTGATGGAGGAGGCGCTGTTCATCGGCTTGGCTAGATGAGAAAGtgtaaaaagaacaaaagaaaaattagaaatgtgtttttaacctttatttcaCAACACACTTTAAGGGAGGATAGGAAGACTGgatgaaggaaaggaaggaggTGTTGAGGCACTCGCACAGTGCTCACATTGTACGCATGTTTCTCCCTGAGAAAGACATCAAAAGGAAAGAGGAGAAAAGCGGGGAGGACTGAGAACGACAGCAGAGTGGCGGACTCTCAGCATGATAAGCAGGCAGATCAATAGTGCAAAGACAGAGCGAGAGTCTGGCCAAGGTTACTACCATGTCTCACACATAAACAGCAACCCTATTGATCTGACAATAGCATGCATAAATCCTGTTAAAGACTCTTAGACAGGTGCACACGACAAAACCCAAATACAAACATAAAGCACAAATCACCACAACATGCACTCCCACACGCCTCTCTGTGCTTACCCAGGATGACGAGGGAAGTGGCCCCCTTTTCGTTTCCACTGGGGTAGGTGGCATATTCACAGACATATTTTCCAGCATCTGTCAGCTTGATGTCATTAATCTGAATGGATGGATTATCCAAACTGACTGGTTCGTTGAAACTGACACGCCCATACACTGGGGATGTGTCTGGGTAACTGGGTCCATAAGTTGGGTGGTACACGGCAATGTTGGTCCTAGATTCAGCACTCTTTTCTATAATCCAGGACACCTAAAGAGCACAAACAGAGAACCTAGATTTAACATATGCTAAAAGAATTCAGAACAGAACACTAGTGGTTCACTATCATAATATTTGGGTTAACAGATTATTGTGAATTATATGTAGTTGTTTAAACATCATACTTTGCTACCTCAGAGATGCACTAGTTAAAATGCTACAGTTCCcacactttattttattgttaattaagTGTGTTTCAGGGTAATTAAAAAgcatcagaatgaattaaaaaaatgtgttaaaaaagaTCTGTGATGACTTGTCAGCGCTACAACAAGCGCACTCACCAAagccatttaatttatttatttgtttattaggattttaacgtcatgttttacacactttggttacattcatgacaggaacgatagttactcattacacaagattcatcagttcacaagtttaatgtcaaacacagtcatgggcaattttgtatttaaaattcacctcacttgcatgtctttggactgtgggaggaaaccggagcatccggaggaaacccacgcagacacggggagaacatgcaaactccacacagaaaggacccggaccgccccacctggggatcaaacccaggaccttcttgctgggaggcgacagtgctacccactgagccaccgtgccgccccccaaAGCCATTTAAAGGTATTTTAAAAATTGATTTCGTCAATATGCACTTTTCAAAAATCGGATAAAACTATTGGATGTTAATGATCAACCTGTTAATCAGTCAATAACCAAGAAAGAGGTCAGTGTTTGATTAATGCCATTGGATAAATAAAGGTCAATCAGATtcatttctattctatttatttcCATTCTACTTAAATCAGTGGGTATGCGCTAGAGAAAGACTGCTGCACTTCCAATCCCAACAGCAAAACTTGTTTATGCACTTACATTGTGTAACATAAGTGATAACTCTGAGATTATTTCCTGGTTGCCCTTTTTGGGCATTTAGCAACCATCCTGTTACAAGCAGTTcctattttgttctttttttctcttgtgtgtgtgtgtgtgtgtgtgtgtgtgtgtttgtgtgtgtgtttagacacAGGTTGGTGCCTCCTGACCTGAGTGAGCTGGGTTTTTCCTGGATCAGGAAACGCGCACCGCAGAGTCACAGTCCCTCCTGGATAGGACACAACCTCTGGCTCCACCTTCACACGCTGGGCCAATAAGCctgcaataataaaaaagaaaaaggagaaGCATGAGAACAAGAAGCTGAAAGGCTCTACTAGAAATCTTAGTTGGGTTAggcaagtttgtttgtttgtttattaggattcaaacgtcatgttttacactttagttacattcatgagagaaacggtagttactcattacacaagattcatcagttcacaaggttatatcgaacacagtcgtggacaatttagtatctccagttcacctgcaCGTGCATGTGccaacgcagacacagggagaacatgcaaactccacacagaaaggacccggaccgccccacctggggatcgaacccggttAGGCAAGTATGAGTGTGGTTGGTTTATTCTGAGGTAAACCAGAAAGCATACATTTACCAGCTTGCCCATCAGACAAGCAATTATTTGCCCAGACTGATGATGTGGTCGCCTGTAACGAATAATTATGCTTTAAGAGTGATGTCTTTTTACATATGATaagcttttagtttttttttgtaatttattaattattaataatcattcaTTAAGCAATCACattcaaaaacatttaaaatttagtaatttattaattattaataatcattcaTTAAGCAATCACattcaaaaacatttaaaattatttaatcaaATAAAGTAGGTAATGAAACCCATGGATTGTTCCCTGTCCCTGAAAAAATTAAAGCAGTTTATAAAATGAATAACGTAAAACAAAGAAATCCTTAAAATCTATTCATTTTATGATGAATTCTTAgaataatacataatattaaCCAATTCTTAGCTTCTGTTTTGTCAAGGCCCAGAGCCAATTGTTTGGAGAGGCACCTTGTTTTAAATACCAAAAATCCTTATCACTTTTACTTTAAGGAACCTACAAAATATCACAACATGCATTAGGGGTGTGTGAGAAGTCAAAAAAGTCaaatagaaaaatataaaagaacCTGTTCTCCAAGAAATTCTCCTTTACCTTACTTAAAGGCACCAATgtaacaatgtgtgtgtgtctgtatgtgtgccTGTGTCTTAGTACAAACAACCGGCGGCAACAGTTAGCTCGTATTTTTCTACCAGTCAATGAAAACCTAGCCTCCCTTCTCGCTACACCTCCTAAATTCCTACAGCAAGAGAAATAACCTAAGAGGCCCCTTGGTTCTTTTACAGGAACACAGCACTTtttaatttcacattttaatttGGAGCAACTATTGAGCTGAAGTTATTTAAAAAGGGTCTCAAAGGtcctggaaaaaaaaacccaaaaaaaaccAGCCAAAGCAAACAGGTTTTATTTTTGCTACATTATTAAGTGACCCTTTTTTCCAAGCTAACAGAGTAAAACAGAGTAGATGTTTATAATTAATAAGACTAGCGCAAAGCACAAAACAATCAGGTCAAAAAGGAGCTCCTAATGGGATGTTATTAGAGATACCACATAGCTATTAGTGCTCTTATTAAGTGTTTAATATTTGGTATTCAGGTCGAGTTCACAACACCAAGCATTGATTCTGGTGTCATTTAGGACATCAGCATCTCACAGCTGATTAAGAATAGATTAGAAAAACAAAGTTGTCTTCACACAGTTTTAAATGGACCAGAGAATTGTTCCTGGATCCTAGGTTATTTTTACACCAGCCCAAGCGCAAGTTCAGTGCTTAACATGATGGTGATCCACTTTTCATGACAGACATCAACtagtatttgtttaattttcaaCCTGCTTCATATTACAATCTAAGAACCACAAGTGCGAGATATAATAGCTCTGGTCTGTGGATACAAAGTATAACTTCAACATTAGCCATTCTGAGCATCTTAAGCCTAAAGAAATTTAAGTTTCAAACAAAATAGCCAGTGAGGTCTCAGTGTCTGTATTAAGCAGTGGTAGATCAAGTCCCTACAATCAATGAGGCAGCATTAACCAAACGTGCAATTTGACGCTTTTAAATATAAGCAAATAGAGAATTGTAATACataatggatggacagatagatggatagatgggtggatggatggatcaaaaATTGATcgacaggccgctcaggtggcgcagcggtaaaaacacacgctagcacaccagaactgggatcttgaatacatcgtatcgagcagccacatgaacaacgattcgcctgttgttcatataggggtggggcattaagccggatagaGACTCTCTTACGACTGATGCAacgacgacctctgctggctggttgatggtgcctgcacaggggcgggggaagaagtgcgttgatcagtgtgtgtctctccgtacacaaggctgattcgcagcTGAGctcgtctagtgtaggtgacaaaatgcatacggctgctgcccacgtgtcggaaggggcgtgggttagctttgttctcctcaatcagagctgggggcggcattagtggagaggaagcgtgacacaatcgagcaattggatgcgctaaaagtcgggagaaaaatattggagaaaatgcataaccaAAACAGAAATGGATCGACATGCAGAAAGATGGTGTGAACAGCATGGGGAAAATCTGTGGTTATGTTCATAGTCTGTGTCATCTTGGTCAATATCAGTTACTGTGAAAAACACatcactggaaaaaaaaaagtcagctATTTCAAGAGTTTTGTTTTACATAATTAACCGCctttaaatacacatttaaatcTTTAGCTGTATGGAATAAAGCACTGTGTAGTTTATTCTACACTGTTATTAGGTGTAAATCTGTGCAACAATGATGTGCTTCAGCACCACACTGTAACACTGTTTGGTTCTTTTCGATAGCCTAAATAGAACAGAATTCATCCATGTACATACCTCTATCGtaataaactaattttattaAGGACATTGACAATTTCTATCTAACTGAACAAGGTGGAAATCCTTTGGAAGAATAATAACCATGTAAACACCTGTATCCAATAAACCTTCCAATCGAAAAGTTTAAGTATGCTCTGCACATGTGTATTTGCGTCATAGCGGAAGTTAAACAAATTCAACATGGCAAGAGTGAAAAACAGAAGTGACAACGTTTATGCAGCTAActttaaaagatttaaaaacagtttgcAGGGTGGACGGCCTTTAAGCATGTAACAATGAGTTGTTTGGACAAGTATTTGAGCCAGTGAAGGACAATGGCTTCACATGAACTACAGAGGAAATTCACACAGATGGTGTATTACAAAGCAACGAGCCAGAATGCTAAAAGCAGCTCAGAGTCTGCGATCATTTTAAAGCAATTACATAAACAAAGACCCTGATTGAAAACTCAGGTAACATACTCCTCTTACTCTGCCATGTTCATCATTATAGTAATGTTTACACTAAGTGGTACTCTACACATGCACCTCATCTTGCATAGGATTACTTGTAGTGTGCATGTAAACTGAGGTTTTAATTAGATGGTTAAGTAGAGTGTACATATAAACACCCAAGTCTTAATCTATAATCAGACTGCAGGAAGTTTTGACATGATGCTGGTATGCAAGTGGTGCAGTGCTGATgttgggtagagctgtgcagTTCGGCATTACAAATTGGACTATATATGCCTGGTTTGCTGCACATTTTCTGgccttattttattgtattaggattttaacatcatgtttagttacattcataacaggacaggtaatcactggttacacaagattcatcagtttgtgtctttaatgtcaattgtttaatatcatggacaattttgtatctccaatttacctcacttgcatgtttttggactgtgggagaaaaccggagctcccggagaaaacccacgcagacaaggggagaccacgcaagctccacacagaaaggacccagtctactccacctgggaatcgaacccaggaccttcttgctgtggggcaacagtgctacccactgagccacagtgccagCCGCGAGCATATATGAGTCCTATATATGAGTCCTTACTCATTTTTTAACCCTTAGACAGGATTGCTTTAAGGATTTTACACCACGACTAATTTACATGACAGAAGTGGTGTGCTTATTAGAAACTTAGGTAGGTAGCTAAGAGAGGTTTGTTCTCCTTCTATCTCACATGAACCTTGCATAAGAATGTCCCTCTCCAAGTGATTTAAGATTTCTCTTTAAGCACTGTTTAGTAAGCATTTACAGAACAGAGAGGATGGATGAGCTATAGCACAGCACAGAGGCTAGCCAAATCACACTCACCaaaatatagtatatacagtcaAACTGACCAGCCCTTCATTCAAGATTATAATGTAGTCCAAAACATGCCCACATTTACTAGTAATCTAAAGCCACAAATCAGGAACAAgaattacagagaaataaacgGTGAAAAAGCAGAAGATGAAGCCGGAGACAGAAAAAGTGAGAACAGAAGCTGTACGTCACTGCTGTTCCATTTTACAGCTCAGACTTGCCTGCAGGTACCATCAAcacccagacacacacatacacacactgcgcTCCACTGATGTAAATCCAACAAACACCTTCCTGTCCTTTTCTAAATCCTGTCACCACTCATTATGTCAATTTCTCTCTTCACATGCACGGCGCCAGACAGAGCGACACATCAGCCatatgaaaggtttaatgaaagcCTGGTCTGAGTGACATTTACATTCCTCTCTCATTCCTCGTCCTTTAGGAGCCAAGTGAAAGAAAATAAGCCAAAGAGGGACGATGAGTTGAGTGACCGAGGGGCCGCCATGAGAAAAAAAACACGTCAGACTCCGGCCAGAGGAAGAAaaagctagtgtgtgtgtgtgtggcctgatttcttttttaatgccACCGTCGTTATCTGCCCACTTGCACTTAAGCAGGCCCATGATGTCTGGGCCAGTGTACGCTTTTTTGACTAGAGATTTACAGCAAGCAGTGCATCATGATTCACAGACAGAGCAATTCTGGACAGAAAGCTGTACTGGTGAATTGCAGAAGTGTTGCGATGTGAGAAGGGACAGCAGAAGGTAGACTGATAATATGAACAGCTGGAGGGTCTTCAGGAGgctgtgtggttgtgtgtgtgcgcacaaaTATGAAAGTATATTTGACGCCTTCAGCTTCTAGaggattttaaagtgtaaaaatgTAAGAGAAGGTGGTGTGTGAAGGTTATATTTATCCCTGCTCTGTGACTAGATTTAAGCTGAGCTTTTGTCTGCAGTTGCTGTGTCACTTGACAATGAACcaggacatacactgatcagccataacattaaaaccacctctttgtttctacacacattgtccattttatcggcttcacttaccatatagaagcactttgtagttctacaattactgactgtagttcatctgtttctccgcatgctttgttagccccctttctctcccaggaccactacagagcaggtattatttgggtggtgaatgaagctcagcacagcagtgacactgatatggtggtggtgtgttagtgtgtgttgtgctggtatgagtggataagacacagcagcgctgatggagtttttaaacacctcactgtcactgctggactgagaatagtccaccaaccaaaaatatccagccagcgccccgtgggcagcgtcctgtgaccactgatgaaggtctagaagatgaccaactcaagcagcagcaatagatgagcgatcgtctctgactttacatctacaaggtggaccaactaggtaggagtgtctaagagagtggacggtgagtggacatagtatttaaaaactcgagcagcgctgctgtgtctgatccactcataccagcacaacacacactaacacaccaccaccatgtcagtgtcactgctgtgctgagaatcatccaccagccaaataatacctgctctgtggtggtcctatgggggtcctgaccattgaataacagcatgaaagggggctaacaaagcatgtagagaaacagatggactacagtcagtaattgtagaactacaaaatgcttccaaATGGTAAGTGAATccgataaaaaggacagtgagtgtagaaacaaggaggtggttttaatgttatggctgatctattTCTTAGTCTTGTACCGATGGTGCAAGGCTAATGTTAAAAAGTATTACACGTCTATTCTAACTAAGGCTTAGTTCTATGGTCAGATAGCAGATGTTAAAATCAATGTGTTGATTTATAAGGATTTGCTTTACTGTTTATAATAGCATGGCATAGATTGTTCAGAGCTGTGCTGTGGAGACAACACAACGCCGCTTATATCAGTTTGGCTGTACAGACCGTCTTTATACAATTTCCCATGAAAGACAGATAAGGAAGCAGGATAGAAGGAAGCACTATAGAGAACAGTAAGATCTCATTTTTACAGAACTTAAAAAGCAACACAATCAGTCAGTAATAAAAATGTGACAGACCTGTGGAGAATCGATGGTTTGGATATTAAAAATTGGAGTAAGCATTTAAGCAATTGACAAAAAAGGGACTATAAGGGATCTACAACTACATAGAGTCCAATGCAAATGCTTCATTATAGCCTCTGTCTGTAAGAGAGACAGGTTTCAGGCTCTGTACGTGCTCATGTAATATGAACGCCGGCTTATCTGGCAGCGTTATAAAATGACAACTTtatgattaataaataataggatGCATTAAGGCACTAACGCTTGTGAAATTTCGGATGCAGTCTTCAAATGTTCTTGAGCAATTGTATCTACACAGAGAGTTTTGGCACTGCAGACAGTGTTACAGATATTGTGATTCAGCAAAAAGAGGTACACAGCTGTCTTGTACTTTCAAGAAACCCAGTTATACTGTAGGAGGACAGGCTTTTACTTTTATCAGTGTTGCTATTTTGGGCAGTTTCATGCCAAACTGGTCGGAACGTGTGTGCAAAAGATGTGCTGGTTTGATATGATTTTcccttttttaatataaaatctgcatttgttaataaatagcTCTACCTTCTCCCTACAGCTGGGAGAACTTATCAATGCATTAGCCAGGCCTGCAATTGAGTTTAAAGTGtcctttgtttatttctttattttttttaatgcatcttGGTGGGTTTTAGCTGGAAACCATTAAAACAATTTAGCAACCCTGCTAGCAAACTCGTTCACCTTCCTGACACAAACGCATATGGCGCTGCTCAGCCCAGGATAAACTGTGCGTACTGCATGTCCTGTGCAAATGTGTGTGCATAAAAGAGGAAGCTACACAATACATCTTGATCTTATCTTTAACTTAACTTCTGTACATCCTTAACTTTTGTATTTCATGTGCGcgcacacacgcactcacacacacaaagggtTCATGGCCACCAACACGTGCACACACTGAAACCGGAGCAAAAAGGATGTACGTAGTTTCAAGCACATACCAGGAATACCAGTGTAATAACCTCAGTTATTAGTATTACTTGTAAATGAATTATCCTTTGTCTATATACTCCAGCAAACATGTTTACCTGGATTTAGATTAAAACTGGGCACTGTTATtcaaacatattttaaaaagtacatttacggcatttagtaCACGCTtgtattcaaagtgacttataatttcacctgaatacaatgcaagaagTTGAGGGTCTTGTTAGGAGCAGGAACCTGGCATGGTGGCGCTTGAACCCGTAACAGTCAAAAGTCTAGTGATGGATCTAGTACCTTATCCATTGGGCTCCCACTGCTCTAATATACAATATTAAATTCCAAAAATGTGCATTCATATACTCAATATGAAATCTGAAAagtcatacactcactcactttcttaaccgcttatccaattagcgGGGTctatgctggagcctatcccagcttttcaatgggcatgaggcacacagtaacaccctagacggggcgccagtccaccgcagggcagacacacatacacacacccattcacctatagggcaactcggtgtctccagttaacc
This DNA window, taken from Trichomycterus rosablanca isolate fTriRos1 chromosome 3, fTriRos1.hap1, whole genome shotgun sequence, encodes the following:
- the LOC134310315 gene encoding nectin-2-like codes for the protein MVRDSSFGSLTLFSATVFLLLQGLLAQRVKVEPEVVSYPGGTVTLRCAFPDPGKTQLTQVSWIIEKSAESRTNIAVYHPTYGPSYPDTSPVYGRVSFNEPVSLDNPSIQINDIKLTDAGKYVCEYATYPSGNEKGATSLVILAKPMNSASSITVPAGTSSVAVAKCESANGRPAAAISWSTPVTGNATTPVKTENSDNTVTMRSEYWIVPTPADNGKDISCVVAHRTQSRDEIIPLKLVIEYPPQVKITGYDDNWYIGRTNVVLTCQAEGNPIPTTVTWKTSSGLLPASVQTNQNQLTVPTVDEVVNSTFICEVTNRLGTGKDQVTTFIREAPIAASNAGVVAGAIIGSLLAVLLVAGLISILVIRNRRQQQGYRGNSKANAPYNPVSRLFGSSGSKNGGTGNHGNNNAPIYKGEMGLSEKEANLGLHPGGMAVVENTPTAQDILLSNELDEAERRKFDELEDDERYDQFRGSGPILQIRPHDEVPNSTYLDDDMESQRDGSIISRTAVYV